In Myxococcales bacterium, one genomic interval encodes:
- a CDS encoding trypsin-like serine protease, which produces MIRRFRFASALSASFVVGTLAALPACSSHPAEGSPELGTSTHGIQGGTLDSSNEYTFNVGLCLGGRGNCRSVCSGTLITPNLVLTARHCVDDSPDKVDCSSGEVFGGQVIATNQMFVTTHNQMTGQSTQGWHSVKQVLRPPVNLPCGADIALLVLNDRATEAKIAIPAVQSAVWDRARYGSVMQAIGYGRTSFANNDAGTRRYRPNVPILCIPGSPNNNYREACPTGISENEFVGGDGVCPGDSGSGAMDQASLATATPIALGVVVRTGQDGSDCQDSLLTRTDVWRDFIIAGARTASANWSLYPEPSWTTFVAPPPLPPRPSGPTTPKPLGEACKLLVDCESRLCKNRPDDGSLVCSQACSPSKECPAGYECVDKLCFTPTPPEPQPTPAPAAPAPAQPPAAEAPATVTTTTSGCSAAPDPTKPVPWRAVAGLAAALGLTLLRRRRRP; this is translated from the coding sequence ATGATCCGTCGCTTTCGCTTCGCCTCCGCGCTGTCCGCGTCGTTCGTCGTGGGCACCTTGGCGGCGCTGCCTGCCTGCTCGTCGCACCCCGCCGAGGGGTCGCCCGAGCTCGGTACGAGCACGCACGGCATCCAGGGCGGCACCCTCGACTCCAGCAACGAGTACACGTTCAACGTGGGCCTGTGCCTGGGCGGCCGCGGAAACTGCCGCTCCGTGTGCTCCGGCACCCTCATCACGCCGAACCTCGTGCTGACGGCGCGCCATTGCGTCGACGACTCCCCCGACAAGGTCGACTGCTCCAGCGGCGAGGTCTTTGGCGGTCAGGTCATCGCGACCAACCAGATGTTCGTGACCACCCACAACCAGATGACCGGCCAGAGCACCCAGGGCTGGCACTCGGTCAAGCAGGTCCTTCGGCCGCCGGTGAACCTCCCCTGTGGCGCCGACATCGCGCTGCTCGTGCTGAACGATCGCGCCACCGAGGCCAAAATCGCGATCCCCGCGGTGCAGTCGGCCGTGTGGGATCGGGCCCGCTACGGCTCCGTCATGCAGGCCATCGGCTACGGCAGAACGTCGTTCGCCAACAACGACGCGGGCACCCGCCGCTACCGGCCGAACGTGCCCATCCTTTGCATTCCGGGCTCGCCGAACAACAACTACCGGGAGGCCTGCCCGACGGGGATCTCGGAGAACGAGTTCGTGGGCGGCGATGGCGTGTGCCCCGGCGACTCGGGGTCGGGCGCGATGGACCAGGCGTCGCTCGCGACAGCAACCCCGATCGCCCTCGGCGTCGTCGTGCGCACGGGTCAGGACGGCAGCGACTGCCAGGACAGCTTGCTCACCCGCACCGACGTCTGGCGCGATTTCATCATCGCGGGCGCGCGCACGGCGTCGGCCAACTGGTCGCTCTACCCCGAGCCCAGCTGGACCACCTTCGTCGCGCCGCCCCCTCTGCCGCCGCGCCCGAGCGGCCCCACGACTCCCAAGCCGCTCGGCGAGGCCTGCAAGCTCCTCGTCGACTGCGAGTCTCGGCTCTGCAAGAACCGCCCGGACGACGGCTCTCTCGTCTGCTCGCAGGCGTGCAGCCCCTCGAAGGAGTGCCCCGCCGGCTACGAGTGCGTGGACAAGCTCTGCTTCACGCCCACCCCGCCAGAGCCCCAGCCCACGCCCGCGCCGGCCGCGCCCGCCCCCGCGCAGCCTCCGGCCGCGGAGGCTCCCGCCACGGTCACCACGACCACCTCGGGCTGCTCGGCCGCGCCCGACCCCACGAAGCCCGTCCCTTGGCGCGCCGTCGCGGGCCTCGCCGCCGCGCTGGGCCTCACCCTGCTCCGCCGTCGGCGCCGCCCCTGA
- a CDS encoding ABC transporter substrate-binding protein yields MPTLSLAFSPDSDDIFMFLPLLRGDVDTEGVTFRHTRADTETLNDLAAKGEVDVLALSVATYARLSGTYALMRSGASVGRGYGPVLVSREGGALEAYRGKRIGIPGHGTTAAMVLRLLLPEFEPVVVPIAPYARSFEALRAGEVDAAVLIHEGRLLYEAEGFPLVRDLGEGFAALTGLPLALGGNAVRRGLGPETMKRVARLCKRSIAWALEHREAMMDALLADESRGDLALDRGLLDRYLTMYANADTLEAPDDVRLGIVELFKRAHAAGLLASVPEVTFAEDGGQG; encoded by the coding sequence GTGCCGACCTTGAGCCTCGCGTTCTCGCCCGACAGCGACGACATCTTCATGTTCCTGCCGCTGCTCCGCGGCGACGTCGACACGGAGGGGGTGACCTTCCGGCACACGCGAGCCGACACGGAAACCCTCAATGATCTCGCTGCAAAGGGCGAGGTCGACGTGCTCGCGCTCAGCGTCGCCACCTACGCCCGCCTCTCGGGCACCTACGCCCTCATGCGGAGCGGCGCGTCCGTCGGTCGGGGCTACGGCCCGGTGCTCGTGTCGCGGGAGGGCGGGGCGCTCGAGGCGTACCGCGGCAAGCGCATCGGCATCCCCGGCCACGGCACCACCGCGGCCATGGTGCTGCGGCTGCTCCTGCCCGAGTTCGAGCCGGTCGTCGTCCCCATCGCCCCGTACGCTCGCTCGTTCGAGGCCCTCCGCGCGGGCGAGGTCGACGCGGCGGTGCTCATCCACGAGGGTCGCCTGCTCTACGAAGCGGAGGGCTTCCCCCTCGTGCGCGACCTCGGCGAGGGGTTCGCCGCGCTCACGGGCCTGCCGCTCGCCCTTGGCGGAAACGCGGTGCGCCGCGGCCTCGGGCCCGAGACGATGAAGCGCGTCGCGAGGCTCTGCAAACGGTCCATCGCGTGGGCGCTCGAGCACCGCGAGGCGATGATGGACGCCCTGCTCGCCGACGAGTCGCGAGGCGATCTCGCGCTCGACCGCGGCCTCCTCGACCGCTACCTCACGATGTACGCCAACGCCGACACGCTCGAGGCGCCAGACGACGTGCGCCTCGGGATCGTGGAGCTCTTCAAGCGCGCCCACGCGGCGGGGCTGCTCGCCTCGGTCCCCGAGGTCACGTTCGCCGAGGATGGCGGTCAGGGCTGA
- a CDS encoding fumarylacetoacetate hydrolase family protein, with product MRVAVLDQGSGPSFYRLDDDAWATAFDGSPFEGGLLGERRVRWLPTELRAPVRPSKVVCVGRNYAAHAKELGNEVPKEPLLFLKPPSAIIGPGEQIVRPRASERVEHEAELGVVVGRRARRVSPEEALGYVFGYTCVCDVTARDLQRKDVQFTRAKGFDTFCPTGPWLETELDPSDLAVRCLVSGALRQSGRTSQMVFSVATLLSAMSHVMTLEPGDLLVTGTPEGVGPLAAGDELVVAIDGIGELRVGVRDQA from the coding sequence ATGCGCGTCGCGGTGCTCGATCAAGGAAGTGGCCCCTCGTTCTATCGGCTCGACGACGACGCCTGGGCGACGGCTTTCGACGGGTCGCCGTTCGAGGGAGGCCTCCTCGGCGAGCGGCGCGTGCGCTGGCTCCCGACCGAGCTTCGGGCGCCGGTCCGACCCTCCAAGGTCGTGTGCGTGGGCCGAAACTACGCGGCGCACGCGAAGGAGCTGGGCAACGAGGTGCCGAAGGAGCCGCTGCTCTTCCTCAAGCCCCCGAGCGCCATCATCGGGCCGGGCGAGCAGATCGTGCGGCCGCGCGCGAGCGAGCGGGTGGAGCACGAGGCCGAGCTCGGGGTGGTCGTCGGGCGGCGCGCGCGGCGCGTGTCACCCGAGGAAGCGCTGGGGTACGTGTTCGGGTACACGTGCGTGTGCGACGTGACCGCCCGCGACCTCCAGCGGAAGGACGTGCAGTTCACCCGGGCGAAGGGCTTCGACACGTTCTGCCCTACCGGGCCGTGGCTCGAGACCGAGCTCGATCCGTCCGACCTCGCCGTGCGCTGCCTCGTCTCCGGCGCGCTCCGCCAGTCGGGGCGCACGTCGCAGATGGTGTTCTCGGTGGCCACGCTGCTCAGCGCCATGAGCCACGTCATGACCCTCGAGCCCGGCGATCTGCTGGTGACGGGCACGCCCGAGGGGGTAGGGCCGCTGGCCGCGGGCGACGAGCTCGTGGTGGCCATCGACGGCATCGGAGAGCTGCGCGTCGGCGTGCGCGACCAGGCGTGA
- a CDS encoding SUMF1/EgtB/PvdO family nonheme iron enzyme has product MTAPSQRARLVAVGVVSLVGIGLAVVVAVGHSPAPGASCGGGFFPRAARCCVAPTGACGGGDAPSGLPCPTPLTRGPRGCVGAPRRVAIPETDVLVGPSDWEAEGRVAPRRVHTAPFWIDAFEAQVDELTCPTCLMPRPALYRAGDPGRAMGGLDLATARAHCAAKGGRLPTDDEWLVAAGGARPRRYPWGDTGAVCRRGAWGTARGPCATGGEGPDTVGAHVDGDSDLGVHDLAGNVAEWVETPSGQPRLRGGSFATSLATELRTWASRDVGPDARDDAGVRCAYDAARGR; this is encoded by the coding sequence GTGACCGCGCCCTCGCAGCGCGCGCGCCTCGTCGCCGTGGGCGTCGTGTCGCTCGTGGGCATCGGGCTCGCCGTAGTGGTCGCGGTGGGGCACTCCCCGGCTCCCGGCGCCTCGTGCGGCGGTGGCTTCTTCCCACGCGCCGCGCGCTGCTGCGTGGCGCCGACCGGCGCGTGCGGTGGCGGCGACGCGCCGTCCGGGCTGCCGTGCCCCACGCCGCTCACGCGCGGCCCGAGGGGCTGCGTGGGGGCGCCTCGCCGCGTGGCCATCCCCGAGACCGACGTGCTCGTGGGCCCCTCCGACTGGGAGGCCGAGGGCCGGGTCGCCCCGAGGCGCGTGCATACCGCACCTTTTTGGATCGACGCCTTCGAAGCGCAGGTGGACGAGCTCACCTGCCCGACCTGCCTCATGCCGCGCCCTGCGCTCTACAGGGCCGGCGATCCTGGGCGGGCGATGGGCGGGCTCGATCTCGCCACCGCGCGGGCGCACTGCGCGGCGAAGGGCGGGCGTCTCCCCACCGACGACGAGTGGCTCGTGGCGGCCGGCGGCGCCCGGCCGCGTAGGTACCCGTGGGGCGACACCGGCGCGGTGTGCCGGCGGGGCGCGTGGGGCACCGCGCGGGGCCCGTGCGCCACGGGCGGCGAGGGCCCCGACACCGTGGGCGCGCACGTCGACGGGGACAGCGACCTCGGCGTGCACGACCTGGCGGGGAACGTGGCCGAGTGGGTCGAGACTCCGAGCGGCCAGCCGCGCCTCCGCGGCGGCTCGTTCGCCACGTCGCTCGCCACCGAGCTGCGTACGTGGGCCTCGCGCGACGTCGGCCCCGACGCCCGCGACGACGCGGGGGTTCGCTGTGCCTACGACGCCGCACGCGGGCGATGA
- a CDS encoding competence/damage-inducible protein A → MTCAVLTIGTELTRGELVNGNAAWLSERLTELGFEVGEHLVIPDDRTRVVGALKRMAAGFELVVVTGGLGPTTDDLTTECAATALGVGLVRDEASLAHMRARFTRLGRTMSQTNEKQADFPEGAEVLANPVGSAAGFGIVLDGCRFFFMPGVPSEMERMFEVEVIPRVRALAPADTHQISLRTFGMAESVIGERLAGIEAGYPGVTLGYRAHFPEVEVKVHARADAAVEARALAEAAAAEVRERLGEAVWGEGRGAFAEVVARAFVDRHLTMALAESCTGGLVAHLLTRGAGASAYFLAGAVTYANSAKTTFAGVSPDTLAAHGAVSPEVAREMAEGVRLRAGADVGLAITGVAGPGGGSVEKPVGTVYLAVSTARETRVEHRSFAHDREHVQAYAARCGLELLRRAAAELT, encoded by the coding sequence ATGACGTGCGCAGTCTTGACCATCGGCACCGAGCTCACCCGCGGCGAGCTCGTGAACGGCAACGCCGCCTGGCTCTCCGAGCGGCTGACCGAGCTCGGCTTCGAGGTGGGCGAGCACCTCGTGATCCCCGACGACCGGACGCGCGTGGTCGGCGCGCTGAAGCGCATGGCGGCCGGGTTCGAGCTCGTCGTCGTGACGGGGGGGCTCGGCCCGACCACGGACGACCTCACCACCGAGTGCGCGGCGACAGCCCTCGGGGTTGGGCTCGTGCGCGACGAGGCGTCCCTCGCGCACATGCGCGCGCGCTTCACGAGGCTCGGTCGCACAATGAGCCAAACGAACGAAAAACAAGCAGATTTTCCGGAAGGGGCCGAGGTGCTGGCGAACCCCGTGGGCAGCGCCGCGGGCTTCGGGATCGTGCTCGACGGGTGCCGCTTCTTCTTCATGCCCGGGGTGCCGAGCGAGATGGAGCGCATGTTCGAGGTCGAGGTGATCCCCCGCGTCCGCGCCCTCGCCCCGGCGGACACCCACCAGATCAGCCTGCGGACGTTCGGCATGGCGGAGAGCGTCATCGGCGAGCGGCTCGCGGGGATCGAGGCGGGCTACCCCGGCGTCACCCTCGGGTACCGGGCGCACTTCCCCGAGGTGGAGGTGAAGGTCCACGCGCGCGCCGACGCCGCCGTCGAGGCGCGGGCGCTCGCCGAGGCCGCGGCGGCCGAGGTCCGCGAGCGGCTCGGTGAGGCCGTGTGGGGCGAGGGGCGCGGCGCGTTCGCCGAGGTGGTCGCGCGGGCGTTCGTCGACCGGCACCTGACGATGGCGCTCGCCGAGAGCTGCACCGGTGGGCTCGTGGCGCACCTCCTCACGCGGGGGGCGGGCGCGAGCGCGTATTTTCTCGCGGGCGCCGTGACGTACGCCAACTCCGCGAAGACCACGTTCGCGGGCGTCTCGCCTGACACGCTGGCCGCGCACGGCGCCGTCAGCCCGGAGGTCGCGCGCGAGATGGCCGAGGGCGTGCGCCTCCGGGCGGGCGCCGACGTCGGCCTCGCGATCACGGGCGTCGCCGGGCCGGGGGGCGGCTCGGTCGAGAAGCCCGTGGGCACGGTCTACCTCGCGGTGTCGACGGCGCGCGAGACCCGGGTCGAGCACCGGTCCTTCGCGCACGATCGCGAGCACGTCCAGGCGTACGCGGCGCGCTGTGGCCTCGAGCTCTTGCGCCGGGCCGCGGCCGAGCTCACGTGA
- a CDS encoding ribulose-phosphate 3-epimerase: protein MSRARVRVAPSILSADFARLGEEVRALEAAGADWIHVDVMDGRFVPNITLGPPVVAALRKVTRLPLDCHLMIVEPERYVEAFAEAGADTISVHAEASTHLHRTLSHIRSLGKRAGVVLNPSTDEHALRYVLEVTDLVLVMTVNPGFGGQSFIEPALPKIERVRRLIDAQGLAIDLEVDGGVHRGNAQRVVDAGADVLVAGNAVFSAPSYAEAIAALRSPA from the coding sequence ATGAGCCGTGCGCGCGTGCGAGTCGCCCCGTCGATCCTCTCTGCCGACTTCGCCCGCCTGGGCGAGGAGGTCCGGGCGCTCGAGGCGGCCGGCGCCGACTGGATCCACGTGGACGTGATGGACGGGCGCTTCGTCCCCAACATCACGCTCGGCCCACCCGTCGTGGCGGCGCTCCGCAAGGTGACGAGGCTGCCGCTCGACTGCCACCTCATGATCGTGGAGCCCGAACGCTACGTGGAGGCCTTCGCCGAGGCAGGAGCCGACACGATCTCGGTGCACGCTGAGGCGAGCACCCACCTCCATCGCACTCTGTCGCACATACGCTCCCTGGGGAAGCGCGCGGGCGTCGTGCTGAACCCCAGCACCGACGAGCACGCGCTACGCTACGTCCTCGAGGTGACCGATCTCGTGCTGGTGATGACCGTGAACCCGGGCTTCGGCGGGCAGAGCTTCATCGAGCCGGCGCTGCCAAAGATCGAGCGCGTGCGCCGGCTCATCGACGCGCAGGGCCTCGCGATCGACCTCGAGGTCGACGGCGGGGTGCACCGCGGCAACGCCCAGCGAGTGGTCGACGCGGGCGCGGACGTGCTCGTGGCGGGCAACGCCGTCTTCTCCGCGCCGAGCTACGCCGAGGCGATCGCCGCGCTCCGGAGCCCGGCATGA
- a CDS encoding GNAT family N-acetyltransferase produces MQTREITKAYFDEIVEVIDRWWGGPIGTFAHPIFFYELGDHALIVEEDNKMIGFLLGFIAHRPVRTGYVHLVGIHPDYRRRGVGRVLYAEFTERCRRAECERMKAITTLGNEGSIRFHEAVGWETEAIDDYAGRDRKRLVFTKVLGPSA; encoded by the coding sequence ATGCAGACGCGCGAGATCACCAAGGCGTACTTCGACGAGATCGTCGAGGTGATCGATCGCTGGTGGGGGGGGCCCATCGGGACGTTCGCCCACCCCATCTTCTTCTACGAGCTCGGCGACCACGCCCTCATCGTGGAGGAAGACAACAAGATGATTGGCTTCTTGCTCGGCTTCATCGCGCATCGACCCGTGCGCACCGGCTATGTCCACCTCGTGGGCATTCACCCCGACTACCGCCGCCGTGGGGTCGGGCGCGTGCTGTACGCCGAGTTCACCGAGCGCTGCCGGCGGGCCGAGTGCGAGCGCATGAAGGCCATCACCACCCTCGGAAACGAGGGCTCGATTCGGTTCCACGAGGCCGTCGGCTGGGAGACCGAGGCGATTGACGATTACGCGGGTCGCGACCGGAAGCGCCTCGTGTTCACCAAGGTGCTCGGCCCGAGCGCCTGA
- a CDS encoding cyclic nucleotide-binding domain-containing protein, whose protein sequence is MLVAPRVDAPVTPAQLREIGLFGALPDDVLEHLCGTLKTLRVHPGDVIFREGEHGRELYVVLEGEMEVMKKSRRGRDTRVAIFGPNDAFGEMSIIDLQPRSASVRSLGQARLLRVSSEDMDALYRYDLKAYTLIVLNIAREMSRRLRVTDGLLADFASNLLDEYVVAEPRAKA, encoded by the coding sequence ATGCTCGTCGCGCCACGCGTCGACGCTCCCGTCACCCCCGCCCAGCTTCGCGAGATAGGCCTCTTCGGCGCGCTCCCCGACGACGTGCTCGAGCACCTGTGCGGCACGCTGAAGACGCTGCGGGTCCACCCGGGCGACGTCATCTTCCGCGAGGGCGAACACGGCAGGGAGCTCTACGTGGTCCTCGAGGGCGAGATGGAGGTCATGAAGAAGAGCCGCCGCGGCCGCGACACCCGCGTGGCGATCTTCGGGCCGAACGACGCGTTCGGCGAGATGTCGATCATCGACCTCCAGCCGCGCTCGGCCAGCGTGCGCTCGCTCGGCCAGGCTCGCCTCCTCCGGGTCTCGTCGGAGGACATGGACGCCCTCTACCGCTACGACCTGAAGGCCTACACGCTCATCGTGCTGAACATCGCGCGCGAGATGTCTCGGAGACTGCGCGTCACCGACGGCCTGCTCGCCGACTTCGCGTCGAACCTCCTCGACGAGTACGTGGTGGCCGAGCCGCGCGCGAAGGCGTGA
- a CDS encoding glycosyltransferase family 2 protein — METPPDPEQPLELSVVIPCLNEEKTITFCIEKALRAMKEHDIRGEVLVSDNGSTDGSIAISRAAGARVVACPTPGYGAAVKYGFENAWGAYVLMGDADDSYDFSELPRFIDKAREGHDYVMGTRLRGTIMPGAMPFLNRHLGTPVLTRILNWLFDTRITDCNSGMRCMKREMVLGLGLISPGMEFASELIVKAAKAGVNIVEVPITLHKDKRDRPPHLRPWRDGWRHLRLLLWYAPNKTMTQPGLVLLGVGLALVVSQLFGPFTLGGVRFDFHFMILGLTLSQLGLSATSMGVAIYAVMPEPKRHSPLVDWLTFDKGVVLGAALFLAGLACDGYVLGHWLATHRGEITPGLTRLTLAGILLMAMGFQCILAGLLMGSALTAQAGHKARAARGDD, encoded by the coding sequence GTGGAAACTCCGCCAGACCCAGAACAGCCGCTCGAGCTCTCGGTCGTCATCCCTTGCCTGAACGAGGAGAAGACGATCACGTTCTGCATCGAGAAGGCGCTGCGGGCGATGAAGGAGCACGACATCCGCGGCGAGGTGCTCGTCAGCGACAACGGCAGCACCGACGGCAGCATCGCGATCTCGCGGGCGGCGGGCGCGCGCGTGGTCGCGTGCCCCACGCCCGGGTACGGGGCCGCCGTGAAGTACGGGTTCGAGAACGCCTGGGGCGCGTACGTGCTCATGGGCGACGCCGACGACTCCTACGACTTCTCCGAGCTGCCGCGGTTCATCGACAAGGCCCGCGAGGGCCACGACTACGTCATGGGCACCCGCCTCCGCGGCACCATCATGCCGGGCGCCATGCCCTTCCTGAACCGGCACCTCGGCACGCCGGTGCTCACGCGCATTCTGAACTGGCTGTTCGACACGCGCATCACCGACTGCAACTCCGGCATGCGGTGCATGAAGCGCGAGATGGTGCTCGGCCTCGGGCTCATCTCTCCGGGCATGGAGTTCGCTTCGGAGCTCATCGTGAAGGCCGCGAAGGCCGGCGTGAACATCGTGGAGGTGCCCATCACCCTCCACAAGGACAAGCGCGACAGGCCCCCGCACCTGCGCCCCTGGCGCGACGGCTGGCGCCACCTGCGCCTTCTTCTTTGGTACGCCCCCAACAAGACCATGACCCAGCCGGGCCTCGTGCTCCTCGGCGTGGGCCTCGCGCTGGTGGTGAGTCAGCTGTTCGGTCCGTTCACCCTTGGCGGCGTGCGGTTCGATTTTCACTTCATGATCCTGGGGCTCACGCTGAGCCAGCTCGGCCTCTCGGCCACGTCCATGGGCGTGGCGATTTACGCGGTCATGCCGGAGCCGAAGCGCCACTCGCCCCTCGTCGACTGGCTCACGTTCGACAAGGGCGTGGTGCTCGGCGCGGCGCTGTTCCTCGCGGGCCTCGCCTGCGATGGCTACGTCCTCGGCCACTGGCTGGCGACCCACCGCGGCGAGATCACGCCAGGCCTCACCCGGCTCACGCTCGCGGGCATCTTGCTCATGGCGATGGGCTTTCAGTGCATTCTGGCGGGGCTCCTCATGGGGAGCGCGCTGACGGCCCAGGCTGGCCACAAGGCGCGTGCCGCGCGCGGTGATGACTGA
- a CDS encoding class I SAM-dependent methyltransferase, with protein MNPYRRRILDEIVPWCRLFAPVDRWLDFGSGDGFFAQQIAAKGLAREVVPVDVLRRERVLIEPVMYDGVTLPFEDRSFDVSSAFDVLHHTPDPEASLQEILRCTSRFFLIKDHTYRTKLGWLALGVLDEIGNRKFGVPSNYHYQRRFTWDRVLERAGFARRIHLHPMAVNRGPVGLATNGLQFLSLWERAS; from the coding sequence ATGAACCCCTATCGGCGACGCATCCTGGACGAGATCGTCCCCTGGTGTCGGCTGTTCGCGCCGGTCGATCGGTGGCTCGACTTCGGCTCGGGCGACGGCTTCTTCGCCCAGCAGATCGCGGCGAAGGGGCTGGCGCGCGAGGTGGTGCCCGTCGACGTGCTCCGCCGCGAGCGCGTGCTCATCGAGCCGGTCATGTACGACGGAGTCACGCTGCCATTCGAGGACCGCTCATTCGACGTGTCCTCGGCCTTCGACGTGCTGCACCACACGCCGGATCCGGAGGCCAGCCTGCAAGAGATCTTGCGGTGCACCTCGCGCTTCTTCCTGATAAAAGATCATACCTATCGCACGAAGCTCGGGTGGCTCGCGCTCGGCGTCCTCGACGAGATCGGCAACCGCAAGTTCGGCGTGCCCAGCAACTACCACTACCAGCGGCGGTTCACGTGGGACCGGGTGCTCGAGCGAGCCGGCTTCGCGCGGCGCATCCACCTCCACCCCATGGCCGTCAACCGCGGCCCCGTGGGGCTCGCCACGAACGGTCTCCAGTTCCTCTCGCTATGGGAGCGCGCGTCCTGA
- a CDS encoding class I SAM-dependent methyltransferase — protein MGARVLMDEGAARLDPPLWDHQRHVLRALARSIREHLPRLRLAPGARVVDLGCGDKPYASLFTAAGAAYVGCDLGGDADVILTPGEPVPLPDASADAVVSFQVLEHVWDVDTYLAEARRLLKPGGRLLLSTHGTWLYHPHPTDFHRWTREGLERQLASSGFVVEHTDSLVGPLAWTTQFRLLGLRHALAAVPLVGRALVPALATAMNVRMTLEDAITPRAILRDNAAVYLVVARPGAA, from the coding sequence ATGGGAGCGCGCGTCCTGATGGACGAGGGCGCTGCGCGGCTCGATCCGCCGCTCTGGGACCACCAGCGGCACGTGCTCCGGGCGCTCGCGCGCTCGATCCGCGAGCACCTTCCGCGGCTCCGCCTCGCGCCGGGCGCGCGCGTGGTCGACCTCGGCTGCGGCGACAAGCCGTACGCGTCGCTCTTCACCGCCGCGGGAGCTGCGTACGTGGGCTGCGATCTCGGCGGCGACGCCGACGTGATCCTCACGCCCGGCGAGCCCGTCCCGCTGCCGGACGCCTCGGCCGACGCCGTGGTCTCCTTCCAGGTGCTCGAGCACGTGTGGGACGTGGACACCTACCTCGCCGAGGCGCGGCGCCTCCTGAAGCCGGGCGGCAGGCTCCTGCTGTCGACCCACGGCACCTGGCTCTACCACCCTCACCCCACCGACTTTCACCGGTGGACGCGCGAGGGGCTCGAGCGCCAGCTCGCGTCGTCGGGCTTCGTCGTCGAGCACACCGACTCGCTCGTGGGGCCGCTCGCTTGGACGACCCAGTTTCGCCTCCTCGGCCTGCGGCACGCCCTCGCGGCCGTGCCCCTCGTGGGGCGCGCCCTCGTGCCGGCCCTGGCGACGGCGATGAACGTGCGCATGACGCTCGAGGACGCCATCACGCCTCGGGCGATCTTGCGCGACAACGCGGCCGTGTACCTGGTCGTTGCCCGGCCCGGCGCGGCCTAG
- a CDS encoding class I SAM-dependent methyltransferase codes for MSRLLPRKASDWVRQAVEQVTYPPDFRPADIALCEAVADFTMTSPERILALHDAVRYLVQNGIEGDVVECGVWRGGSMMVVAKTLLALGDARDLYLCDTFEGMSPPTEHDRAFDSRTAEEMLEKTSREAGRSAWCIAGEDDVRQNVFSTGYPSRRVHFVRGKVEDTLPEAAPERIALLRLDTDWYESTKHELEVLYPRLVEGGVLILDDYGYWQGARKAVDEYFAGPEFGTNRPLLHRIDLTGRMVVKRTHEAPIGF; via the coding sequence ATGAGCCGCCTCTTGCCGCGCAAGGCGAGCGACTGGGTCCGTCAGGCCGTCGAGCAGGTCACCTATCCGCCAGATTTCCGCCCCGCCGACATCGCCCTCTGCGAGGCCGTCGCCGACTTCACCATGACGAGCCCCGAGCGCATCCTCGCGCTCCACGACGCCGTCCGTTACCTCGTGCAGAACGGCATCGAGGGCGACGTCGTCGAGTGCGGGGTGTGGCGAGGCGGGAGCATGATGGTCGTCGCGAAGACCCTGCTCGCCTTGGGCGACGCTCGCGATCTCTACCTGTGCGACACGTTCGAGGGCATGAGCCCCCCCACCGAGCACGACCGCGCCTTCGACTCGCGCACCGCGGAGGAGATGCTCGAGAAGACCAGCCGCGAGGCGGGGCGCTCCGCGTGGTGCATCGCGGGGGAGGACGACGTCCGCCAGAACGTCTTCAGCACCGGGTACCCCTCTCGCCGTGTGCACTTCGTGCGCGGCAAGGTCGAGGACACCCTCCCCGAAGCCGCTCCGGAGCGCATCGCGCTGCTCCGCCTCGACACCGACTGGTACGAGTCGACCAAGCACGAGCTCGAGGTGCTCTACCCGCGCCTCGTCGAGGGCGGCGTGCTGATCCTCGACGACTACGGCTACTGGCAGGGCGCCCGCAAGGCCGTCGATGAGTACTTCGCGGGCCCGGAGTTCGGCACGAACCGTCCGCTCCTCCACCGCATCGATCTCACGGGCCGCATGGTCGTCAAGCGCACCCACGAGGCGCCGATCGGTTTTTGA